A genomic region of Papaver somniferum cultivar HN1 chromosome 7, ASM357369v1, whole genome shotgun sequence contains the following coding sequences:
- the LOC113296572 gene encoding steroid 5-alpha-reductase DET2, translating into MEDQNLFNTALQIHLILSPITLLALLFIQAPYGKHYRGGWGPTISPSYAWFLMESPTLWLTLLIYPFGRNFSNPKSIALISVFLFHYIHRTLIYPIRLSKSRKNQNFKKPSFPISVVLMAFVYNLLNVYLQSRWVSHYADFNGGGNDWWFWGRFFVGLVVFVSGFAVNVKSDLVLVSLKGDDGGYKVPKGGMFEFVSCANYFGEIMEWFGWMVMIWSWVGVAFFMYTCSNLVPRAGANHRWYLEKFRDEYPKKRKAVIPFVY; encoded by the coding sequence ATGGAAGATCAAAATCTCTTCAACACTGCACTCCAAATCCACTTAATCCTATCTCCAATCACGCTCTTAGCTCTCTTATTCATTCAAGCTCCATATGGCAAACATTACCGTGGTGGTTGGGGTCCAACAATTTCTCCATCCTACGCTTGGTTTCTAATGGAAAGTCCAACACTTTGGCTAACCCTTTTAATCTATCCATTTGGCCGTAACTTCTCAAATCCAAAATCAATTGCTCTAATCTCAGTTTTCTTGTTCCACTACATCCATCGAACCCTGATTTACCCAATTCGACTCTCCAAATcaaggaaaaatcaaaatttcaagaAACCCAGTTTCCCGATTTCAGTTGTTTTGATGGCTTTTGTGTACAATTTGTTGAATGTTTATTTGCAATCGAGATGGGTTTCTCATTACGCTGATTTTAATGGAGGGGGGAATGATTGGTGGTTTTGGGGGCGGTTTTTTGTCGGATTGGTGGTTTTTGTAAGTGGTTTCGCGGTGAATGTGAAGTCGGATCTGGTTTTGGTCTCGTTGAAGGGGGATGACGGCGGGTATAAGGTGCCGAAGGGAGGGATGTTTGAGTTTGTGAGCTGTGCGAATTATTTTGGGGAGATCATGGAATGGTTTGGATGGATGGTTATGATTTGGTCTTGGGTTGGTGTTGCGTTTTTTATGTATACGTGTTCGAATCTTGTACCTAGAGCTGGTGCGAATCATAGATGGTATTTAGAGAAGTTTAGAGATGAGTATCCTAAGAAAAGGAAAGCTGTAATCCCttttgtttattga